In the Desulfofalx alkaliphila DSM 12257 genome, AAGCCCAGCTGGGAAGAGGTGGAGGATGGGCACAAGCGCATTGTACTGGATCTGGACCCGGGTATGGCCTTTGGTTGCGGCAGTCATGCCACCACCGCCATGTGCCTGGAATACCTGGAAGATCTTATTGTCGGTGGCGAAGAGGTGTGCGACGTGGGTACCGGCAGCGGTATTTTAGCCATTGCTGCTGCCAAGGCCGGTGCTTCGTCGGTGCTGGCTGTGGATCTGGATGAGGTGGCGGTGGAGGTTGCCAAGAAAAATGTGCAGTTAAATGGCGTGGCTGCCCAGGTGCAGGTTAAAAGGGGCAATTTGTTAGAGGTGTACCGCCAAAGGGCTGATTTAATTATCGCCAATATTGTGGCCGACGTAATTATCCAACTGGCCCCCGATGCCTACCAAGCTTTAAAAGGCGGCGGGCACTTTATCGCTTCGGGAATAATTAAAGACCGGGCAGGGGAAGTACAATCTGTGCTGCAACAAACCGGCTTTAAGGTACAGGCCATTAGCAATAAAGGTGAGTGGGTGGCTTACCTGCTGGGCAAGGAATAGGGGGAAGGGCATTGGCGCGGTTTTTTGTAGAACCGGATAACATTAAAGGCAGACAGGGTGTTATTGTGGGGCCGG is a window encoding:
- the prmA gene encoding 50S ribosomal protein L11 methyltransferase → MKWLEVSVHTPSDAVELVSLIFEELGVGGVAIEDPAIIYRYIESGVWDHWDFSEDELKNAKAVVKAYLPPQKDTKMMLEQLQQRLKNLDIVPFPKIYTREIDEEDWANAWKAFYKPLYIGRRFLVKPSWEEVEDGHKRIVLDLDPGMAFGCGSHATTAMCLEYLEDLIVGGEEVCDVGTGSGILAIAAAKAGASSVLAVDLDEVAVEVAKKNVQLNGVAAQVQVKRGNLLEVYRQRADLIIANIVADVIIQLAPDAYQALKGGGHFIASGIIKDRAGEVQSVLQQTGFKVQAISNKGEWVAYLLGKE